The genomic window ATATAATGGAGAAACCTAACACCCAACACATGGCGGCCAACCTCACACAGTACCCTCTTGTCATGATAGAAGCATAGCGGAGgggattacagatggccacatatctgtcATAAGACATCACTGTGAGGATGAGACAGTCAGACGCCTCTGTAGCCCCAAAAAAATACAACTGAGTGATACAGTTTTTGAAGGTAATGGTGGCCCCATTATTTATAAGAATATTAAGCATTTTGGGCGAAATATTTGTAGATaatatgatgtcactgatggacagctgtgagatgaagaagtacattggggtgtggaggatcttgcTGGTGGACACCAGGATGATGATCAGGAGGTTCCCACATATTGTCCCCCAGTAAACCATTAGGAAGAGACAAAACAGTAAAAGTCTGATATTTTGGCTACATTGGAATCCTAAAAGGAAAAAATTTATAGTTGCATTGTTCTCCTGTAGGAAAAGCAATTAACAAGATAAAACGGAGATGTCTACTTCTACTGTATTTTACATACAGCTAaggattaatatatatattaatggctGCTTAGTCTATGACATATTAAACCACTACCATACAAGCCAGCCCCTTAGTTGTAAGTTCTATGAGAAAACAGTCCTAGACCCCAGCAGTAATAATATCAAGTGACCCCTGAGGAAGTCTCAATGTGATACGGAACACATGGGGCTCGGTGGACCCCCAACACTTACCCTCTCCAGATGAGCAGATTGGCTGATACAACTTCATACTGTACTTTTTATTCTGATTTTGCACTTTTCACTTGCACTGTATATGGTTACATATAGGTTTTATGTGGGCTTCTCATTACACTATGTATTAGTACTGTCAGGAGGTGGTCACTTGAGGTGCTGGGATCTTGGGACTTATTTTCAACATAAATTGTTTCTCTGTAAGTTATactctttttatgttttttttttttttttacaagggtcGGAGTTGTGTAATATGTATATTTGTGTACCTGAATACAACTATTTCTAATGTGGTCACCGGGCCATTTGCAGCTCTACCTGCCTGCAGGCTCTAACAATTCTAAAATGTATAAATTTTTCTAATTGCAGCGATGTTGTTCAGGTTctctagagtaaaaaaaaataaaataattaagacTTTTACCATGAAAAAGTTGTAATATAATGAGTACAGGTAAAAGAATCAATGGTTCATGTACAGCCAAGGTTCCATTGGATGCAGACGTTCTGTGTGATAGTCTACATTATGGTCCATACCGAGCTCCCCGTTGTAGGACAGGTAATGGGTTTACAGTCTCTTCTGACAAGAACCCTAAGGAGGTACTGTATACTGAATTaagttttttattgttttgttggTGTCAGTGTGGTATAGATGACCAGCATAGTTGTATATTATTCTCTAAGAAGATATAATTCGAACAAGGATGCCTGGGAAGTCTGCGAGGAAGAGGAGAaggcagcctgactgaagagcaTGATACAACCAACATCACTAACATTTCTTATTATCAGCCACTTGTGAATGTCGATGGAGAAGGCATTGTTGTCTGTATATACAATGTCCCCATGTCCAGCATAGGGGTCTTCCTATTGATAAGTACAATGCCGGATTGATAGAATGTCCCAATGTGTACGCCAACACATCATTTATGTAAGCAGGACTAGACACTGCTTGCATCTATATATACCTAATAGGAAGCTGTGTCTATACGTCTATGGAGGTTCCTGATACTGTCTCCAGTGATCGATTCCAATTAGAGACTGTTAGCTAGAAGCATTCTGGTCTCAAGGAAgtcaaaaaaggaaaaacaaaaagaaggaaaaacaGAAGGGGCCTCGCATAATGTATATTACATTCATGCATCAAAACACACAGTCAGGTTCCATTGTTAATACCACTTCCTACTTACAGCGTTAAGTTCATGGAGGAAGTGAGAGGCTTGATAGATTATTTATAACATGTAGGATATTCCGTCTGCACATATATTCCTTGTTGCTGTCTTGCGTAGTGATAAATGGACCAGTGGATATCCGAGTTTGTtcaaacttggggggggggggggagtttgcagATCCGGACTTTAACACAAACTTGTCCATGAACCTGAACCTCATTGACGTCAATGGGGACCCCAACTTTGGGACACCAAAATGGCTATAAAATGGGTGTGGGAAGGAATAGAGGGCTGCAAATGGATGTTGCCAGAGACACACACATAGTGCTGTAACCAAATATTTCAACTGTTAACAAGTTAGTCAACTAAATGAGCGACAGTCTGGAGGTGACCCTCTGAAAAAAATGgttacattaaataaaaaaataattgaatctgacatttaattttaatttaaaatgtaaTTTTGATTTTAAATTTAAGTTTAATTTTGATCTCGAAACAAAGAAATTGTAAGAGACAAATCTGAAAGTAGTCCTTGGTTGGAGCGACAAGGGCCAGGCCCGGAAGAAAACTATCCCTCCAAGAGGGTATAGGTTTTTAGGGGTAACAGAGGAGACAATGTTACAGGGAAGTGGGGATGATAACATTAAATCATCGAAATTTGTGGATGTTTTCACACCCTCCTCTTTTTTCTCATattttctttcagccaccagctcctcaacACAGACTACCCCACTGTTATACCTTCTAATTCACTAGACTTGAACCCAAAGGAGCATCTATTGGACCACCTTGATCATGCCTGTGACACCTACCAGGACTTTTCTCTCCTGCATCTGAAAGTTACTTTGGATATTAGTTGCTGGTGGTGGATAATGGAACTTGACTGGGCATATGTACTCATTTGGGTCAAGCTCAGTGGCTCCATTATAATAGTTGGAGATTTTCACAACTGTGACCGGGTCTATAAATCAGGGGGACCAGAGGATGACTGAATCCTTCTGCTTCCCAGCACCCACTTCCTCTGAATCCAGGTGTCCAGAAGCAAGCCTTCCAAGAAGTGGCGACAGCAGACATATATCCTGACCATTGCATGGGGTCAAAACCATGTCCAATAGCAATATGGTGTTGCAGCTATTCTGCACACAATGATTGGCTTATGCACTCACCCTTCCATGTCTTAGAAGGCATACTTCCAAGATGTGAAAATGCTGGAAGTGAGCGCTTGAGAGCAGAAGGTTTCAGCCGTCTTATGCTTCTTTTCAGTGTAGAAGTGCTTTTTTATCATCAGTGGAAAGTTTCACAAGGTGGGCATTTGTGGCCTCTGTCGTGTAGCTGAGACGTAAGACGTCGCTTGCAATATATTTGTATTGGCAATGTCACACGGGGTGGGAAGGGTTTAGAGCACTAGACCAAAGCTGGGAGAGAGAGCTGAAATTCCACATAGCCCTGTTTCAGTGAAACTGTCTAGAATAGAAGAGAAGactattaaaaaatgtaatatttattaGAGGTAAGTCATGGACATGAGCAACGTTTTTAAAAATGATATTGGCAAACTGCACTAAGACAGCTTTATGTTTTATGTTTGGTGGTTTTAGTGCAGTTCTGCTGTTCGCACTACAATACTTACCCGTCTATGCTCTCCTggggtcctcctctgtgtctggtGTATTCAAACGCCTCCAGCCTGTTTAGCCAATGACTAACTGAGACGACACAGTGCCCAAACaagagtgacagactgctcagccaatcactggccacagcgctgtcctgtcttagtcagtcactgattggctgagcaagctgacatctctggcaaatAGCGCCATCTAATTAAGTTTTCTTGTATTttgttttctgggatgtgatggtAACGAAATTCAACAGTTCTGATgttctgtattttatttatttatggttcACATGAAGGATCAAGAACATTTTAacttatacagtggggaaaaaaaactatttggtcagtcaccaatagtgcaagttccaccacttaaaaagatgagagaggcgtctgtaattgacaccatatgtagacctcaactttGGGAgacaaaacaaatccagaaaatcacattgtctgattttgtaagaatttatttgcaaattatggtggaaaataagtatttggtcagtaacaacatttcatctcaatactttgttatatatcctttgttggcaatcacagaggtcaaacgttttctgtaagtcttcacaaggttggcacacactgttgttggtatggtggcccattcctccatgcagatctcctctagagcagtgatgttttggggctgtcacttggcaacacagactttacactccctccaaaggttttctataggattgagatctggagactggctaggccactccaagaCCTTGAAATTCTttttacgaagccactccttcattgccctggcggtgtgctttggatcattgtcatgttgaaagacccagccatgtttcatcttcaatgcccttgctgatggaaggaggtttgcactcaaaatctcacgatacatggccccattcattctttcatgtacccggatcagtcgtcctggcccctttgcagagaaacagccccaaagcatgatgtttccacccccatgctttacagtaggtatggtgtttgatggatgcaactcagtattctttttcctccaaacacgacaagttgtgtttctaccaaacagttccactttggtttcatcagaccataggaaattc from Dendropsophus ebraccatus isolate aDenEbr1 chromosome 1, aDenEbr1.pat, whole genome shotgun sequence includes these protein-coding regions:
- the LOC138785649 gene encoding olfactory receptor 6N1-like, whose amino-acid sequence is MPSKTWKDPVTVVKISNYYNGATELDPNEYICPVKFHYPPPATNIQSNFQMQERKVLENNATINFFLLGFQCSQNIRLLLFCLFLMVYWGTICGNLLIIILVSTSKILHTPMYFFISQLSISDIILSTNISPKMLNILINNGATITFKNCITQLYFFGATEASDCLILTVMSYDRYVAICNPLRYASIMTRGYCVRLAAMCWVLGFSIILTYMITLSMLKFCEPNIIDHFYCDYVPLLENACSDTFIVELEVTLLGVPLVMTPSLIIIVLYACIIVTIVRIPSNVGRKKAFSTCSSHLIVVCVFYWTIFSVYAFPTKEQTLTASKILSLLYTVFTPFINPIIYSLRNKDIMKALREMENKL